The genomic window AGCCCCGGTCAACGAGCCTGGCGTAGTCGCTGCCCGAAGGCTCTTGGAATAGCTGCAAGTCAAACTCGGACACAATCGCGATCAGGTGATCGAAGATGTCGGCCTGAATGCCTTCATAGATCTCCCAGGCGGTTGTGTCGGTAAAGCAATAAAGCTCCAGCGACACGCCTTGCGGGCCGGGGGCAAGCTGGCGCACCATCAAGGTGAAGTCATTGTTGATGTGCGGATGCCAGCGCAAATAGGCCTCGATATAGGCGCGCAATGTGCCCAGGTTGGTGAGGCGCCGAGCATTGACGGGCGCGTCCTCGCCTTCAAGCTCCCTTGCGTTCCACTCGGCAATCTCTTCGCGCTTATCGGCAAGGTAGGCCTTGAGCATTTTGAATTTCTTGAGGTCCAAAACCTCCTCATCGGAAAGGAACCGCACCGAATTCTGATCGAGATGCAGCGCCCGCTTGATCCGCCGCCCCCCGCTCTCAGCCATCCCGCGCCAGTTCTGGTAGCTGTCAGCGACGAGGCGATATGTGGGGATCGACACGATGGTCTTGTCGAAATTCTGCACCTTTACCGTGTGAAGCGAGATGTCGATCACGGTGCCATCTGCGCCCATGCTGGTCATGGTGATCCAGTCACCCACGCGAAGCATATCGTTAGTGCTCAGCTGGACGCTGGCAACGAGACTGAGGATGGTGTCTTTGAAAACGAGGAGCAAAACCGCCGTGATCGCGCCAAGCCCGCTTAAAAGCAGGAAAGGGCTTTCGTTAATTAGGATGGAAATCAGGATGATCACCGCGCCGCAAAGGACGATAATCTTGACGACTTGCAAATAGCCTTTGATCGGGCGATTTTTCGCCTGCGGGCGGCGCTCATAAACCTCATTCACATAGGTCAACGCCTTGACGATTCCCATTGCGATGGAAAGAACGATAACCGACTGACTGACATCAGAAATCAGCTCCACCGCCCAATCTTCTAGGCCCGGTACAAAGCCAATACCCTTGGAAATCACCAGCAGCGGGGCAACGGTTGCAAACCAGGTGGCTGATCGGTCGATCGTGCTGCTCTTGCGATCCAGATACGGCGCAGCAATCCGCAAAATCACGTCTTTGAGAATGAAATTGACGAGGAGCGAGGCAATCAGAAGCCCGGTGACGCCGATGACACTTTGTGCCCACAAGGGCTGAGCGGAGAAAAAGGCCAAAAGCTGTTCCATATGCGGTGCGATATAGGAAGGAGCGGCGCAGCCTCAAGCGGCTTGCCCCTCTAATGGCTGGACAAATCCCCCCTCCTCCGACTAGCGAGCCTTCGCATGAGCGCATTTAAAGAAGGTGATCCGACGACATTGAGCAGGCTTTATGGCCGCTCGATTGGCAAACCCCTGAGCGCGAAGCAGCAGGGGCTGGTCGATAATCTGTTGCCGCAAATCGCTGTGCCTGCGGAAGGTCCGGTGACGGCTGAACGTCTGTTTGGCGAAGACTGCCAGATGCATTTCGAGATCGGCTTTGGCGGGGGTGAGCATTTGGCCTACCGCGCAGATTTGCTTCCAAATCATGGGTTTATCGGCGCAGAACCGTTTATTAACGGGGTCGCGCAGGCGTTGACGCACGTCGATGATGGCAAGCTTTCAAACGTGCGCCTTCACGCAGGGGACGCCTTGGAAGTGCTTGGCCGCGTGCCGGACGCATCGCTTTTGATGGTATATCTTCTCCACCCCGATCCTTGGCCCAAGAACAAGCACGCTAAGCGCCGGATGATGAACGACGGCCCGGTTCAGATGATCGCGGACAAGTTGAAACCGGGCGGTGAATTCCGCTTTGGCACCGATCACCCGATCTACGTGCGCCATGCGCTAATGGTAATGCAGCGCTTTACGAACGAATTTGAATGGGTCGTGGAGGGCCCGGAAAGCTGGCAAAACCGCCCCTCGGGCTGGTGCGAGACGCGCTATGAAACCAAAGCGCGCAATGTGTTCGGTCACGAGGTTTGGTACTTCCGGTTCAGGAGAAAGTGAGCCGGAGACGGAGCAGGCAGGCGGATCTTGAGAAGCGATTTAGTAGCCAAGTTCTGTTGGTGTGACTTCTGAATATCGAGATAGAAGCTTAGCGACTTTTGGATTGGTAGCAGGTTTCTTGCCCTTTGATTTCAGGCAATGATCCAAGCATTCTATAATCGCTTTGAGCTTAGTCGGATTGGCCGAGGGAATACTAGCACTGTTTAGTGTCTGCGGTTGCTTCTGAAAGCTCCTATTGAACAGTCGATCATGATGCGCGCATATGTTTCGTAAATCGACAAAAGCATCTTGCCAGCTCTGAAATACCGCGGTCGATGGAACCCCGAAGCCTCTCGCAACACCTCCTCTTGTTGTTCCGTCTAGACACTTGAATAAACGTCCAGCAGCCCCGAAGGTTAGAAATTCTTTCATCGTCCAGATGGGTGGCAGGAGCGGTGGGTTGTATTTTGCCCGGTAGTGCTTCGCTCTCTGATCCTTGCTTTTATCATACGTGGAGAGAAGCATTTGGTAGGCTTGTGCGTGTGCTTTCGCATTTTTGAAGGCAGCAACATTTTCGTAAGGGTGACCACCGAAGCGCTGGCTTAGTTCTTCTGACATCGCATTGCGAAATAAGAGTTCGTATTTGCCGATCGCATCAAAGCATATGGCCCGAAGCTTCTCGTCGAATTCGTAAATGCGCAAGATGTCTCGGTAAGATGTGCCGTGCAAGAATGGTCT from Erythrobacter sp. SCSIO 43205 includes these protein-coding regions:
- a CDS encoding Abi family protein — protein: MRARGLHIPQPNVAAKKIDSIGYERLRIYFLSRRDHTLAHRPFLHGTSYRDILRIYEFDEKLRAICFDAIGKYELLFRNAMSEELSQRFGGHPYENVAAFKNAKAHAQAYQMLLSTYDKSKDQRAKHYRAKYNPPLLPPIWTMKEFLTFGAAGRLFKCLDGTTRGGVARGFGVPSTAVFQSWQDAFVDLRNICAHHDRLFNRSFQKQPQTLNSASIPSANPTKLKAIIECLDHCLKSKGKKPATNPKVAKLLSRYSEVTPTELGY
- a CDS encoding tRNA (guanosine(46)-N(7))-methyltransferase TrmB, giving the protein MSAFKEGDPTTLSRLYGRSIGKPLSAKQQGLVDNLLPQIAVPAEGPVTAERLFGEDCQMHFEIGFGGGEHLAYRADLLPNHGFIGAEPFINGVAQALTHVDDGKLSNVRLHAGDALEVLGRVPDASLLMVYLLHPDPWPKNKHAKRRMMNDGPVQMIADKLKPGGEFRFGTDHPIYVRHALMVMQRFTNEFEWVVEGPESWQNRPSGWCETRYETKARNVFGHEVWYFRFRRK
- a CDS encoding mechanosensitive ion channel family protein; the protein is MEQLLAFFSAQPLWAQSVIGVTGLLIASLLVNFILKDVILRIAAPYLDRKSSTIDRSATWFATVAPLLVISKGIGFVPGLEDWAVELISDVSQSVIVLSIAMGIVKALTYVNEVYERRPQAKNRPIKGYLQVVKIIVLCGAVIILISILINESPFLLLSGLGAITAVLLLVFKDTILSLVASVQLSTNDMLRVGDWITMTSMGADGTVIDISLHTVKVQNFDKTIVSIPTYRLVADSYQNWRGMAESGGRRIKRALHLDQNSVRFLSDEEVLDLKKFKMLKAYLADKREEIAEWNARELEGEDAPVNARRLTNLGTLRAYIEAYLRWHPHINNDFTLMVRQLAPGPQGVSLELYCFTDTTAWEIYEGIQADIFDHLIAIVSEFDLQLFQEPSGSDYARLVDRGS